One cyanobiont of Ornithocercus magnificus genomic region harbors:
- a CDS encoding site-specific integrase, which translates to MPPSTEQQKHLEALSTLLEAQGLGAADLLQAISALAAIKQQEQVHKDKEPENKTFQDKILIYPGSEDAFIFRYGTTQSKNYYLRIYCKETKQIYKKSLRTANKEEAVVKARSIYAETYGKLSRGEKTKSLTTRTLIENLSKSSREYLPCQKQALQKKHTKRKSSI; encoded by the coding sequence ATGCCACCCTCCACTGAGCAGCAGAAACACCTAGAAGCACTCAGCACCCTGCTAGAAGCACAGGGTCTGGGTGCTGCCGATTTACTACAGGCAATAAGTGCTCTTGCTGCCATTAAGCAACAAGAACAAGTCCACAAGGATAAAGAACCAGAAAACAAGACATTTCAAGACAAGATACTCATATATCCTGGCAGTGAAGATGCTTTTATCTTTAGGTATGGAACAACCCAGAGCAAGAACTACTACCTTAGAATTTACTGTAAGGAAACAAAACAGATTTACAAGAAGAGTTTAAGAACGGCAAATAAAGAAGAGGCAGTAGTCAAAGCAAGAAGTATCTATGCCGAAACCTATGGCAAACTATCCAGAGGAGAAAAGACCAAATCACTCACAACCAGAACACTCATAGAGAACTTGAGCAAGAGTTCAAGAGAATATCTCCCCTGCCAAAAGCAGGCATTACAAAAGAAACATACGAAACGAAAAAGCAGTATCTAA
- a CDS encoding site-specific integrase, whose amino-acid sequence MADSKLENIPPERTRDFQYWLNRQDKLFYTSKKGFSAEYINSIISEVNRMYRQVAIRDKYLSLALIPQIDKAKAQPNTDPKRHILEVPEWETLATYLRTNRYLKPEGSSKLEQAKRAIFREYMGIAYSTGMRPKELLGLTWNDVRVNISDSKENQKIFRLLEVRASNSKTGKKRVVNAPVARRLQRLSKVYKDIGMTTDPRDYIFRNPTWERQEKDIPYGQPAFSKRLEKALVEAGIQEELDKTGRKITLYSSRHFYTTLRLQNGLNIYLLARQLGTSTTYIDQTYSHIQIEQNTDKISQGMFLIKKLEQI is encoded by the coding sequence ATGGCAGACAGCAAACTTGAAAACATCCCTCCCGAAAGAACAAGAGATTTTCAGTATTGGTTAAATAGGCAAGACAAGTTATTCTATACGAGCAAGAAGGGTTTCAGTGCTGAGTATATAAATTCTATCATCAGTGAAGTAAACAGGATGTATAGGCAAGTTGCCATACGTGACAAATACCTTTCACTTGCCTTGATTCCTCAAATTGACAAGGCAAAAGCACAACCCAATACAGACCCTAAACGACATATTCTAGAAGTTCCCGAGTGGGAGACACTAGCAACCTACCTCAGAACGAACAGATACCTGAAACCAGAAGGTTCATCCAAGTTAGAGCAAGCAAAAAGAGCAATTTTTAGAGAATATATGGGCATTGCCTATTCAACAGGAATGAGACCGAAGGAATTACTTGGACTTACCTGGAATGATGTAAGAGTAAACATATCAGACAGTAAGGAAAATCAGAAGATTTTCAGATTACTTGAGGTCAGAGCAAGCAACTCAAAAACTGGAAAGAAGAGAGTTGTTAATGCTCCAGTTGCCCGAAGACTTCAAAGACTTAGCAAAGTATACAAAGATATTGGAATGACAACAGACCCAAGAGATTATATTTTTAGAAATCCAACCTGGGAGAGGCAGGAGAAGGATATTCCCTATGGACAACCAGCATTTTCCAAAAGACTTGAAAAAGCATTGGTGGAAGCAGGAATACAGGAAGAACTTGACAAGACAGGCAGGAAAATCACCCTTTACTCAAGCAGGCATTTCTACACGACCTTAAGACTTCAGAATGGACTGAATATCTACCTGCTTGCCAGACAACTTGGGACCAGCACTACCTACATAGACCAAACATACTCCCACATCCAAATAGAACAGAATACCGACAAGATTTCACAAGGAATGTTTCTAATAAAGAAATTAGAGCAAATTTGA
- a CDS encoding adenine specific DNA methylase Mod, which yields MRTLPEECCDLIYLDPPFNSNATYNLLFASPTGEQARAQIEAFDDTWHWGEQSAREFHEIQKTAPTDVSDMLVALIDFLGKSDVTAYLTMMTSRLLEIKRLMKETASIYLHCDSSASHYLKVILDGIFRADNFRNEIIWKRTTAKSLMTKRMPSNHDIIFYYTKGPDYTFNQDALYLPYDEENLPEKTKAKYKYKDNNGRRYRLDNLINPNSNRPNLTYEFMGITRVWRWTRERMEEGYKQGIVIQTKAGTVPQMKRYLDGQKGIPIDDVWTDINPLNSQAQERLGYPTQKPLALLDRIILTSTNEGDVVLDPFCGCGTAVHSAQKNKRDWMGIDITHLAISVIERRLRDAFPECKFDTLGTPRDFESATNLAERDKYQFQWWALSLIGAQPYKDKKKGADGGIDGQIYFDDGSPRKILVSVKGGMNVSVSMIRDLIGTVKNNKAEIGIFLTLAKPTKPMVNEAINAGFYDSEHFPNKEFRRIQILTIEGLMNGTERAVYPDLAQGAYNFKKAQKETDAPIQQSLGI from the coding sequence ATGAGGACACTCCCCGAGGAGTGCTGTGACCTCATCTACCTAGACCCCCCCTTCAACTCCAATGCTACCTACAACCTTCTGTTTGCCTCCCCGACTGGGGAGCAGGCAAGGGCACAGATAGAGGCATTTGACGACACCTGGCACTGGGGTGAGCAGTCAGCAAGGGAGTTTCACGAAATTCAAAAGACTGCTCCAACAGACGTTTCCGATATGTTGGTGGCATTGATTGACTTTCTTGGGAAGAGTGATGTAACAGCATATCTCACAATGATGACCAGCAGACTGCTGGAAATCAAAAGACTAATGAAAGAAACTGCCAGCATTTATCTTCATTGTGACTCGTCAGCATCACATTACCTGAAGGTCATTCTTGATGGCATATTTAGGGCAGACAACTTCAGGAATGAGATTATCTGGAAAAGAACAACGGCAAAGTCTTTAATGACCAAGAGAATGCCGAGCAATCACGACATCATCTTTTATTATACAAAAGGACCAGATTACACATTCAATCAAGATGCCCTATATCTTCCATACGACGAAGAGAACTTACCAGAAAAGACAAAGGCAAAATACAAATACAAAGACAACAACGGCAGGAGATACCGTTTAGACAATCTTATCAACCCTAATAGCAACCGACCAAACCTCACATACGAGTTTATGGGCATTACCAGAGTATGGAGATGGACACGGGAACGAATGGAAGAAGGTTATAAGCAGGGGATTGTTATTCAGACGAAAGCAGGAACCGTCCCCCAAATGAAGAGATATCTTGACGGACAAAAAGGCATTCCCATTGATGACGTATGGACAGATATTAATCCACTAAACTCTCAGGCACAAGAGAGACTTGGTTATCCAACTCAAAAACCATTGGCATTATTAGATAGAATTATACTAACTTCTACCAATGAGGGAGATGTTGTATTAGACCCATTCTGTGGTTGTGGGACTGCTGTTCACTCAGCACAGAAAAATAAAAGAGACTGGATGGGAATAGATATCACTCATCTTGCCATCTCCGTTATTGAACGAAGATTGAGGGATGCTTTTCCTGAGTGTAAGTTTGATACCTTAGGAACACCAAGAGATTTTGAGAGTGCTACTAATCTTGCTGAGAGGGACAAATACCAGTTCCAGTGGTGGGCACTTTCATTGATTGGTGCTCAACCATACAAAGATAAGAAAAAGGGTGCTGACGGTGGGATTGACGGACAAATATATTTTGATGATGGAAGTCCGAGAAAGATACTTGTTTCCGTGAAAGGGGGAATGAATGTATCTGTATCAATGATTAGGGATTTGATTGGAACAGTTAAGAACAACAAGGCAGAAATTGGCATCTTTCTAACTCTTGCCAAACCGACCAAACCAATGGTCAACGAAGCAATCAATGCTGGTTTTTACGATAGTGAGCACTTTCCGAATAAAGAGTTTCGCCGTATTCAGATACTTACCATAGAAGGTCTAATGAATGGAACTGAACGAGCAGTATACCCAGACCTAGCTCAGGGGGCATATAATTTCAAGAAAGCACAGAAAGAAACTGATGCTCCAATTCAGCAGTCATTGGGCATCTAG
- a CDS encoding DNA invertase: MAQFVTYLRLSRDSQNGRNYGLEAQRRDLDIFLTQLCPDPENGCAEIASYEEVQSGADNNRPELEKAIEHCRKTGATLLVAKLDRLSRRVSFIAGLLERKGLEFKIASMPNATNFQLHIYAALAEQERWFISQRTKAGLARARERGVKLGGKRDGNEAANQARRNQAVAAAERLRGILEPMAENGKMLREMAAALMAAGVKTSTGKSDWAPSQVSRVLKRLELV; this comes from the coding sequence TTGGCCCAGTTCGTCACCTACTTGCGGCTCAGCCGCGACAGCCAGAATGGCCGCAACTACGGCTTAGAAGCCCAGCGAAGAGATCTGGACATCTTTCTGACTCAGCTCTGCCCTGACCCCGAGAACGGCTGCGCGGAGATCGCTTCCTACGAGGAGGTGCAGTCGGGTGCCGACAACAATAGGCCGGAGCTGGAGAAAGCCATCGAGCACTGCAGGAAGACCGGAGCGACGCTGCTGGTGGCCAAGCTGGACCGCCTGAGCCGCCGTGTGAGCTTCATCGCTGGCCTGCTGGAGCGCAAGGGCCTGGAGTTCAAGATCGCCTCTATGCCGAACGCCACAAATTTTCAACTCCACATTTACGCCGCTCTAGCAGAGCAAGAGCGCTGGTTCATCAGTCAGCGCACCAAGGCAGGTCTGGCCCGTGCAAGGGAGCGTGGGGTGAAGCTAGGAGGCAAGCGTGACGGCAATGAGGCAGCCAACCAGGCCCGGAGAAATCAGGCAGTGGCAGCAGCAGAGCGGTTGCGAGGAATTCTAGAGCCGATGGCCGAGAACGGAAAGATGCTGAGAGAGATGGCTGCTGCGCTGATGGCTGCAGGAGTGAAGACTTCAACAGGGAAGAGCGATTGGGCTCCGAGCCAAGTGAGCCGCGTCCTGAAGCGCCTAGAGCTGGTCTGA